A window of Bacilli bacterium contains these coding sequences:
- a CDS encoding DUF2249 domain-containing protein codes for MSDVKATVKVTEYPPHLKHKVIFETFSGLQAGEAMEIINDHDPRPLKFQFEDQYPDHFTWEYLEKGPEVFRIKIGRV; via the coding sequence ATGAGCGACGTTAAGGCGACGGTAAAAGTGACGGAATATCCGCCGCATCTCAAACACAAAGTCATTTTCGAAACTTTCAGCGGTTTGCAAGCGGGCGAAGCGATGGAAATTATCAATGACCACGATCCGCGCCCGTTGAAATTTCAATTCGAGGATCAATATCCGGACCATTTTACATGGGAGTACCTGGAAAAAGGACCGGAAGTATTTCGCATCAAAATCGGCCGCGTATAA
- a CDS encoding DUF3939 domain-containing protein — protein MWFLRRKKKPELEAGQESSYPVAKVDLEQIKQAVRKFEANLAKGIHRTVLIQEGNRLDTRMLAPYLQAIPEQDFYMSKHTYEIFAEADKMIPYYLDLVQEAVDRYIEDKGKPPVISGNLQRKINYDALIAAFYLKEKPPIPMYLTTEENLISHRPQE, from the coding sequence GTGTGGTTTTTGCGGCGGAAAAAAAAGCCGGAGCTTGAGGCCGGACAGGAATCGTCGTATCCGGTGGCCAAAGTTGATCTGGAGCAAATAAAACAAGCCGTTCGCAAATTTGAGGCAAATCTTGCAAAAGGCATCCACAGAACCGTCTTGATTCAGGAGGGCAACCGCCTGGACACACGGATGCTTGCTCCTTATTTGCAGGCCATTCCGGAACAAGATTTTTATATGTCAAAACATACATACGAAATATTTGCGGAAGCGGACAAAATGATCCCGTACTATCTGGATCTCGTTCAGGAGGCCGTGGATCGATATATCGAGGACAAAGGCAAGCCGCCTGTCATTTCCGGAAATTTGCAGCGCAAAATCAATTATGACGCGTTGATCGCCGCATTTTACCTGAAAGAAAAGCCGCCGATTCCGATGTATTTGACCACGGAGGAAAATTTGATCTCGCATCGTCCCCAGGAATAA